Proteins encoded within one genomic window of Kibdelosporangium phytohabitans:
- a CDS encoding RNA 2'-phosphotransferase — protein sequence MNVVRVSKFLSRHLRHHPEDIGLSLDAGGWVDVDDLLAACARHGVVLSRDELEFVVESNDKRRFAVEGNRIRANQGHSVAVELGLVARQPPDVLYHGTVAANVETIRAEGLKPMGRNDVHLSSDVDTAERVGARRGKPVVLTVQAKAMHEEGHEFRLAENGVWLVAAVPPRFLQ from the coding sequence GTGAACGTTGTGCGGGTGTCGAAGTTCCTGTCCCGGCACCTGCGCCACCACCCGGAGGACATCGGGTTGTCGTTGGACGCGGGTGGCTGGGTCGATGTCGACGACTTGCTGGCGGCGTGCGCCCGGCACGGTGTCGTGCTCAGCCGCGACGAGCTGGAGTTCGTCGTGGAGAGCAACGACAAGCGGCGCTTCGCCGTGGAAGGCAACCGGATCCGCGCGAACCAGGGGCATTCGGTTGCCGTCGAGCTGGGTCTCGTCGCCCGGCAGCCGCCCGACGTGCTGTATCACGGGACAGTGGCGGCCAACGTCGAGACTATTCGCGCCGAGGGGCTCAAGCCGATGGGGCGCAACGACGTGCACCTGTCATCCGATGTGGACACGGCCGAACGTGTCGGTGCCAGAAGGGGAAAACCGGTTGTGCTTACCGTGCAAGCGAAAGCTATGCACGAGGAAGGCCACGAGTTCAGGCTCGCCGAGAACGGCGTGTGGCTCGTCGCGGCGGTTCCGCCGCGATTCCTTCAGTGA